Genomic segment of Pelmatolapia mariae isolate MD_Pm_ZW linkage group LG6, Pm_UMD_F_2, whole genome shotgun sequence:
AATtcagatcatttttttctttgtctctgcGATAACATTAACATGAAAGAGCTGAGCATGGTATCAGTcttatcaattttatttatatagcaccaaatcacaacaacagctttcTCGCCTTACTTTGTAAGGCAAAAACcttacaataatagagagaaaacagaacaaacaccaaCAGTGAGACGAGCCCCTATAAGCAAGTACTTTGGCGACCTTGGGAAGGGAAAAACTCccatttttaacaggaagaaacctccacagAACCAGGCTTAAGAAGAGGCAGCATTCTGCCTTGACTGGTCGAGGCTTAAGGGGAGGAAGACAACTtactttgcagattttttttaaaagtcttctgAGATGAATTATTTCAAATTATCATCAGGATTCATCTTGAAACTGTGCTTGCAGCTGAATTTTAACCTCAAGCTACCCAAACAAGATGTTTTTTGTCTCTTGTGCTATAAATGTTTTCACTCAGACTGTGTGCACAGGGCTAATCATCAACTAATCATTTTCATGTtctgaaaaaaatcaatcttcagattttttgtaattgtgtctatttaaaaaaaaaaaaaaaaaaaaaagaaagaaagaaagaaagaaaacgacTACAAAATATTTTTCAACTTTCTCCCAAATGAGTCATTAATGAATTGGCCGATcactacagttttttttttttagttttttttttattaaaacattagTCCTGTGATGAGGATTTAGAAGTGCTGGAGTTTTAGGGAGAGGCTGGTACAGGAGGAGTTTCAGTGCCTCACAGATAAATATTTAGGATCAAACAGGACGAGCAGACAGCTTTTTGGTCTGAGGCGCGGTGGTGAGTGAGTCAAGGATGAATCTGTTGCTATAAAACACATGGGCCAGCGGTTGAGTGCACCCAGCAGCTTCAAAGCTCGTAATCAAAGGCAGACGTGACTGTGGATCGTGCGGCTGTCATTCTGATTTCCATTTAAACCTCAATGTTTGAGGGGATGAAGCTCATTCGAGTTCAGTGCTACACCCAGACTGTTGACATGTAAATACAGTTTATGTGGAAGGAAATCAGCTTGTCGTGTGTATGTGGGGCATAATCATGCATTAGCTCTCGCAGTCAGGTGTTTGCAACCCTACCCGTTTCCCAGACACACCTCTGTACTGTAAGGTTGCTGAGTAATGGAAACGTGCACACACAGTCAGAGACCTTCACGAACGCACACATGCCCTGGGAACGCGAAGGATTTCTCATGGGAAGTTACAAACGTGTCTGATCACGAGGATAAACACGCGCGCactccaccacacacacactgactggcttttgctgctttttttttttttcccctgggtTGCCAGCCCAACTCCTGGCAACCTACCCCCACCtcccaaaaagcaaaaaaggtccacattttctcctcctccccccGCGCTGCTGCCTTCTTCTTAGACTGGCTCAGGCGTGCACTGGTATGTCATAGACATACTCTTACGCAGGCGTTCTGATGCAGAAGCTGACTCTGCTCTGGAGGCTTAAGAGGCtcagagtggaaaaaaagactgACAGAATCTcacagctggctggagtgtttctgttttttgggggggggtcaGTCACGTTTACTCTCTTGATCACGTAGTACTTAAAGCAAAGATTTATTGATATATTCATGCTGCATGTCAGGAGGGAATAAACTGACTCAAGAACGAGGAAAGAGCCTGGAAACAAAGAGCCTATAAGATGCAAAGACTTGAATTTATTTCGTCAAATGAAAAAAGTGTGCAGTATATGATACATTTTTGGAGGGGACACAACGCAGTGCTATGATGGGTTTTGTTATTTAGTGTCCTAGGAAGTCCTTTGCATTCAGTTTGTGGCTGGAGGTTGTAGCAGACTTTGGACATCTGCCCTGCTGCCAGGTCTGGACTGCAGCATCCTCTCGCATCAAGTATTGATCTGTCTGCTGGCAGAGAAACTTCTTGGCAACTTTTGTGGAGAAGTTCTGTAGACTTCAAGGACAGCCGTAGCActaacagcatttaaatgatctTTAGCTGCTAAATGATTTCGCTGCAGCTCTTTGTCCTCTTACCATCGAAATGCAGTAGAATCTTTTTGTTCTATGTAAGAGTTTTGGGGACTTCAGATGTTAAGTTTCTAATGCCTCACTCGAACATAGACAATAAAGTCATAAATGAACCATAAAGAATTCTCTTTATGAAcaacaatgaaagaaaaacggAGAGACAGATTAAATCCACTCAATCTGAGATTCCTGAACCAAACTGTCTGCCAAGTACAGTGATGACCTTATGTATTAGCTACTTGCACTTACCACACTTGTTTACCCTAAATTTGATATTGAGAAATTGGGTGATTTTCATGGACTTCTATTCAAtagagtcgccccctgctggccatgaGAAAGAATGTCCCTTTTCAAACCCACAGTCTGTATTTAGCTTTAACATATTAGCACAACAAGCAATTTAACATTTAGGTGTTAGCGTTTAGCTCTATACgcccttgtttttctttttgggggcTTTCAGTTTTTTCCATCAGTTGGCTCTTTAACACTTCAACTGCTTTTATGCTGGACTGAGCTGACAGGATGTAAAATCATCAGATACCTTGTCTAAACGGCCTGCTGCATCATCCTACAATGGGGGAACTAATGATgtgatcccctgctgaatttgtaagtgagcaaacttacaaattcagcaggggatcacATCATTATTTCTACCCCTGAACATTTGTGGGGACTAAATATGACAACTCTTTACCCCCGCCCCCCCAGGACCTATAAACGCATTCAGAATTACTCCCAACAGTGAGCACATTATACCTGCGATTGTTTCATTTCAAACACATTGTCCTGGaacaaaaaaagccaaaacaacAGACTATTTAGAgacgtgtatgtgtgtttttttacttCCTGTGGAGGGTTACGAGGTCTGCACAGCTTCCTGAGTGCACAGTGACCCTCAACCCTGTCACTCACCACATtaacactcacacagacacgcgcaGCAAGGGGGTCGAAGCCAGCTGCTGCGCTGCTGATAGACGGGAGGCTTACCTTTGGCCTGGCGCTCAGTCAGCGCAGCGTCGGCGCTGCTTACTGCTGCTTCGTGGAAACGGGATGAGTCTCACCTGAAATCACAAATGTGATCTGTGAAATGCTGATGCAGTCATCACCTGCGtggttgctgtttttctttctgtgctgCTCGGGAAAGATTACTGAAATAATATGACCGGCGTCGTGTTTgcgggtttttgttttttctttgttccacAGACATACGTGTTCACTGATGGAGAGGATGAGAAGCTGAGGAAAAGAATAGgtgagagagacacacacatatgtgcacacacacacaaacacacacagcagtttTGCTGAGTAGCTGCAGTCTTATCTACAGTGTGCGAGGCAGGAAATCAGGGACCAGGCTGCTGACTGGGCAGTAATGTTTCCACAAAGTGCAGGAAGTCACTTCAGTTTAATCAACAGGCCTTTCCTCCTCTTACTCATGGAATTGTTCAACTTACAATGAGAAGAATAACTGATTGAATTACACAGTGCAGAAATGTGTAATTGGGGTGTTTTTATAAGGGTGTTTTGAAGCAGTCAGGATATAATGAAATCCAATACTTAAACAGCTCCACTGCTTAAGTCGAGGCTGCCTTGATCATTGATTTCTGCTTCTTATTGATCATCAGGAGCTCACCtgatcaacaccaactgctcTCAGGCACACAATCGTCAGGCGCTGTCCTGTAAAATGTCTCTGGAATATGATGCTTTTATCAGCTCTGGGAAGAAGTAAGGCGCAACGCACACCACACTGTGCACCACATACCCACATACACAGAGTTTACTAACCCACAGCATTGTTATGTCGCAGGTGGTTCTGTCACGTTGATGATGATAACTACCTGAACACAGGCTCCCTGCTGAAACTCTTATCTCAGTACAGCCACACACAGGACGTTTACATTGGGCGGCCCAGCCTCGAGCGACCGATAGAGGCCACGGAGAGGCCCGGCACTGACGAAATGGTAATTTTTGTCTAGAACAGTTTTACCTTAAAATTGGAATATTGAATGTTTTAGGTTTGTAACTATGCAGGTTTGCACCTTTTTGTtccttctcttacattttttttctttctttctactcCTGGCTCTCTTTGACGTCACAGAGGGACGGGAGTACGGTGGCCCCGagaggtcaaacagactgtaaCATAAGAAAACACCggcaaatagaaaaatgctgcaaaagcacactaaacacaacagaagttgaataaaacacaaaagtagaaaaaacgATCTCACAATAACACGTCGCAGTAACGTGATGCAACAGCTGCTGAagtgacagaaaccaaaacatgagAAGGGTCGCACTGAGACACGCTTAAGGTGGGGGATTCATCAGTGTTTTCAGGGAGAAAAAGATactgtgtgtggggggggtggggttatttttttaatcgcatgattcatataatagtGTCAATATGTTTGTAATTAGCCGGATGCTGTTAGCTTGTCACTTCCCCAGCTGTTCTCATGTTATCGTCTCCCCAAAAACacttcagttgtgttttgtgGGGGTTTGTCAGCTTTTATCTTGCCTATTTGCTGGTGTTATAAGTGTTTGACTGATCAGGGCCACCGTACAGCAGCCCCTTCCACTAGCTGTTTGAGAGGGGCAGCCAATAAGAATAAAGCTGGTTTAAAGTTAGTTGGAAGGCAGCGacaacagcttgtttcagacactgggacatgcaaagctactctagaataaaaacatgaagctgGAACAATTGATGATCACACAATGGTCCTAAGATTGTTTATCGACATGCGGAAATTTGCAAAAGAGATTTGTggaagctgcacaacaaaacaaagtggaaaatgaataaattaataaGAGAGGAAGTGGACAGTCCATTTATattcatgctgtgtgtgtgtgtgtagaagcAAGTGCGTTTCTGGTTTGCCACCGGAGGAGCGGGGTTCTGTCTGAGCCGTGGCCTCTCCCTGAAGATGAAACCTTGGGCAAGGTAAGCCCTCTCTTAAGatgaattatatttttttaaatttatttatttattttcttggcACCGTTTCAGCTGCAGGTCTCATTTACTGTCTCTCTGATTCTTTCCTTCTCTGTTCTAGCGATGGCACTTTCATGACCACAGCTGAGCACATCCGCCTCCCCGATGACTGCACGGTTGGTTACATTGTGGAGGCGCTGCTCGGCGTGAGCCTCATCCGCTCAGGGCTGTTTCACTCCCACCTGGAGAATCTGGGACTGGTGTCAGACATACACAACCAGGTACACAcgtccacacacacaaagactcaTTGTGACGCCAAAGAAACTAAATGGGCAGATGAGGAGACAAGACATCTTGCACAAAGACCAATCACAGTTTTAAAGAGCATGATTAAGATCTGCATCAGAATTTGAGGATCTCTCCCTTTTGCTCAGAGTTTCACAAACTTTGCCTTGGTGGCTTTTGCTCACAGACAAGAAACTAACAAGCCTCATATATGTCGCCCTCCCATCAGGTCACTCTCAGCTATGGCACATTGGACAACAGCAGGAACACTGTTAACGTGAAAGGCCCGTTTACTATAGAAGAAGATCCCACCAGGTAAATTTTCTGTGTCAACATGTTTACGGTATATTGTCAAAAACATTTGCTTGTCTGCCTTCTCACACACACGTACATGAGTGACATCCCGCTCCACAGGGATTATGTCAGCACATCATAttaacagcttcaactcttctgggaaaACTTTCCGCAAAGCATAAGAGTGCCATAATCACACCATAATCCCCCTCTACCATACTTTACACTTGGCCCTGGAAGTGATTGCTGGGATTGGTGACTCAACGGCGTTGGCAGTATAGTTTGTTTCCTGATGTAATGTTGAGCACAGGACACAACGGTGTAATTGTTTGATCTCTAAAATAGTGACTAGAAAATagtcagtaaaaaaacaaaaggtcaCCTTCACTGTGATTATTTACAGTTCAAGGACCATAGCACAtccaagcaaagcaaaacaaaaggctgGAGAACACGCTTCCTGACATTAAGGGGATTCCTTCCCTTCTTTTCCCCCTTCCCTTGGCTCTTTGGCCAGTAATTATATTGTTGTGTATTGAATTGAGgtaattctctttatttatcTACTTTGTTAGCAGGCGCTGATGGCAGTGTGCCTAGATGGTGGGAGGTAATGAGATAAGCTCGCTGTGAGCCACTGGCGGCTAATGGAGGGGAATAGAAAATCAGTAAAGCCTGCAgtagtttattttgttatttatttatttatttatttattttaatctatTCATCATAGTCCCACAGCTGCTTTGGCAGTCTGCTTTCAAATACAGTTTTAATACATGTGTAGTAAGCTTTATGTAAGCACTTGTGGTGCATGTTTTACTACTACAAGTTTCCTGGCTTTGTCctctgtctgtgtgcgtgtgtatgtgcagCTGATTGTATCCACGGCCTTATTTTGAAATGCCCAGTTGGCAGCTTCCAGGCATTGTCACACTcatttcccccctctctctcagATTTAGGTCTGTCCATTGTCTGCTGTACCCAGACACTCCTTGGTGCCCCGGCCCCTGGCGACTTTAACACCCATCTAGAGACAAAAGAGGGAGGAAGGGATGGACCGATGGGGGAGAAAACGTAAATATCTGCCGAGTCCCGCCGCTGCCGACTCCGGAGAATGCCTCGAGGCAGTCGGGAGATTTGTGTTTGCCTCTCTACAACTCAACTAGAAGACAGGCTTTTTAGGACACTTGAACTCTGACCCTGTGTGTAAAAGTCACGTGTCTTTTACGTGGAAAACTGATGGAgattgacatttatttttttaatatgtagcttatttcttttttttttttttttacgtacATGATCAAATGTAGACTGTTATTTCCAGTTTTTTGAGGCGCTGAGAGGAAAGTGTTGCTGTCTTTGGACAGACTGCTAACTGATGGCTTATTGTGCCTTCATACTCACAATGCTGACCCCAACAGTATGAATTTTATTTATCTGACTCTGCAATAATGCAAAAGGCCTTCAAAATGTCATAGTCAAAGATGCTTTTCTCCTGCAAGCAGGGCTGTTTAAAGTCTGTATGTTTGTCTGACTACATGGATTTATAACACATTTTATGATCATAACATCGCATTCATCCTCTGAGAACAGGGAATGCCAACGCCAGCTTACTCATAGCAAACTCTCAGATATTTTAGTTTCAAGTTTATCAGGCCTGGAGCGATGATTCAGGCACGCACCTCAAGGCCTGAACTTTTGCCGACATCACCCGGGGAAGCTGCAGTCAGATCGGCTGATCCTTAGCATGCCGGTTCACGAACACGAGAGTCTGCGTGATGTGTGATTGCGCCTGTGGAAGAATGCCGAGCAGGTATTAGTCTATTGAAGTCACGATGAGTCATGTGTGCTGCCTTCTGCACGCTCTGAGGCGGATTTTCTCCCGCTGCGTGCTACACGAGAAAGGGCAAATTTGGACAATGTGTCGATCTGATTTCACCAGTGTTATCTGGAGTTTGTGTGCAAGATATGACACAGTATGAGTGTAGAGAGATGCTCAGTACCAGTAGCGCCACTCCATTAGAACTTTTATAGAAGTTGGCCCCACTTGGATCTAAACTGCTGCGTAGTGCAGCCTGTCCTGCTTTCCTTTGAGCAtcctctctcttctttctctgctgTAAAAAATCTCTTGAATGTATATGACTGTATTTCCCCatcatgaaggaaaaaaaacatgtccatAGTGTTAAACAatgtggggtttgtttttttgtttttgttttttttccatcagtGTTCAATATAAACCCCATTCTTGGGTGTATATATTTTAGAACTGCAcgtttttctcttatttttgctgtttgcaATTTGTCATTTGATTAAAAGACTAAAAGGAACAGTCTGACATTTTGGGGAAATGACTTTCTTCTCTTGTTTGTGCCTGGTTACTCTGTCGTATGATGTAATGTCAGTCTTCTCATTTAATTCTCCAAGAAAACAATCAGATTCcccaaaatgtcaaactgtCCTTTATTCCTGATACAAAAACTTCTTTGTAAAGGTTATTATTGATGCAAATGGAAGGAACATGACTGCACTGcttctaaaatgtttttgtttttgagcatTGACTCATGTTGAGTCGTCttgatgtctttctgtgtgtTGAAGGAAGTTTGTGCAATTAATAAAAgtccacccccacccctccccacGTGAATGTATATATGATAACTGTTGCTCCTGAAGCAGAAAGGCTCTCTCCAGTATCTGGACTGTATGGTTATAATAAAAGTGTTTTATCAATCAGCTGTTTGTTCTCTTTACTCAATTGCTTATTGTCGAATTCTCCAATTACAAACAAGTTGGAGTGATAAAAATTGCACATGCAAATACACTCACACTTCTTACACGAAAAGATATCTGCTGTTTGTTTGAAGAAGTCTGTGAGCTATGAAGAAAAATGCACTTTGACCTTTCACCTTTTTACTTGTTCGTGAATCTATGGGTTTCTGTCTGGCGGAACCTCTCCTCCGCACTCATAACCCTCTGACATTTccctcacacattcacactaaCAGTCCTCTTATCTGATCAAGCCATGCAGAAGGGCCTGCAAGAGATAAAGGCAGAACCCAAAGATTAGcaggccgtgtgtgtgtgtgtgagagtgagtgaCCTCTCTCCCACTGTGAACCCACCGGTGTCAGGCTGTGTTGACCGTGACGAAAACTTAGCCAGTGAATAAAAATCACTTTGGGCTTTCACACTCATCTGAGTGGACAGCGACACCTGCTGACTGTATGTGTAACTGCGCTGCTTTTCAAAGTCAGACATCTTTTTATCCGCCTAACGCTGTAGGTTTTAGCTCCACCATCAAGCCTGTGAGATACAAAATCATTTGTCTTTCTCAAGATTAAATTTTAAACAACGCAATTACAGATTAAATTGCGCTGCTTATTAAGTAAGTATTCCCCTTATTTAATCCAGAATCCAGACATTAttgcaaaataaaaagtaaGTCGAAAGTTTTGTCCTCTCATGAATTTTGTCTGAAGTATTAAACGT
This window contains:
- the LOC134629000 gene encoding beta-1,3-N-acetylglucosaminyltransferase lunatic fringe-like → MWKPVWVSKGLLGSAGPRAAAAAVTCLLVTGMLVVTGGHPSCRVPEELPAAGTGGKVFSAYFSKLTRERRAVSGPPRSSDPTGPVERLSPADLFIAVKTTGRYHRQRLELLLDTWISRNMPQTYVFTDGEDEKLRKRIGAHLINTNCSQAHNRQALSCKMSLEYDAFISSGKKWFCHVDDDNYLNTGSLLKLLSQYSHTQDVYIGRPSLERPIEATERPGTDEMKQVRFWFATGGAGFCLSRGLSLKMKPWASDGTFMTTAEHIRLPDDCTVGYIVEALLGVSLIRSGLFHSHLENLGLVSDIHNQVTLSYGTLDNSRNTVNVKGPFTIEEDPTRFRSVHCLLYPDTPWCPGPWRL